One window of Siniperca chuatsi isolate FFG_IHB_CAS linkage group LG15, ASM2008510v1, whole genome shotgun sequence genomic DNA carries:
- the LOC122862082 gene encoding complement C1q-like protein 2, with protein sequence MQSLCCQSTSIRSEDRMKSATALLLTLCLSGALVQAETASHSDISAELGALRATVEELRLMESRLAASESKVQAQEDSVKDLRAELDVTKKELLQYKEQAEEMGKKLADGPKVAFSVALTGAVGPFNVESTLIYPKIITNIGNAYNTYTGVFTAPVRGVYFFRFNAMDDRKNNHMGAALYKNNQRVLLNYSWNHWDDHEHVSNGVVLELLQGDVVYMRLPAWYRVTDFVEHHFNIFSGFLIFSM encoded by the exons ATGCAGTCTTTGTGTTGTCAATCAACATCTATAAGATCTGAAGACAGAATGAAAAGTGCTACAGCTTTGCTGCTGACCCTTTGCCTGTCAGGGGCTTTGGTTCAGGCAGAGACAGCCTCACATTCTGATATCAGTGCTGAGCTGGGAGCACTGAGAGCCACGGTGGAGGAACTGAGGTTGATGGAGAGCAGACTGGCTGCAAGTGAAAGCAAAGTACAAGCTCAGGAGGACTCCGTTAAGGATCTAAGAGCTGAGCTGGATGTGACCAAGAAGGAGTTACTTCAGTACAAAGAGCAGGCAGAAGAGATGGGAAAAAAGCTGGCAG ATGGACCCAAAGTAGCTTTCTCTGTGGCTTTGACTGGAGCAGTGGGACCATTCAACGTTGAAAGTACACTGATCTACCCAAAAATCATCACTAACATCGGCAATGCTTACAACACCTACACag GTGTATTCACAGCACCTGTCAGGGGCGTCTACTTCTTCAGGTTTAATGCCATGGATGACCGGAAAAACAACCACATGGGTGCAGCATTGTACAAGAACAACCAAAGAGTGCTTCTAAACTATTCCTGGAATCACTGGGACGACCATGAGCATGTTTCCAATGGAGTTGTCCTAGAGCTCTTGCAGGGCGATGTAGTGTACATGCGTCTTCCTGCTTGGTACAGAGTCACCGATTTTGTTGAACATCACTTCAACATTTTTAGTGGTTTCCTTATCTTTTCCATGTGA